One region of Streptomyces subrutilus genomic DNA includes:
- a CDS encoding bifunctional riboflavin kinase/FAD synthetase has product MQRWRGLEDIPQDWGRSVVTIGSYDGVHRGHQLIIGRAVAKARELGVPSVVVTFSPHPSEVVRPGSHPPILAPYDRRAELMAGLGVDALLILPFTAEFSKLSPADFIVKVLVDKLHARAVIEGPNFRFGHRAAGNVDFLRELGGTYDYEVEVVDLVERGEAGGGVPFSSTLARRLVAEGDIEGAAEILGRPHRVEGVVVRGAQRGRELGYPTANVETAPHTAIPADGVYAGWLTADGERMPAAISVGTNVQFDATERTVEAYAIDRIGLDLYGKHVAVDFLAYVRGMARFESLDGLLEAIADDVKRARVLTDAYDTAR; this is encoded by the coding sequence GTGCAGCGCTGGCGTGGCTTGGAGGACATCCCCCAGGACTGGGGACGCAGCGTCGTCACCATCGGCTCCTACGACGGCGTGCACCGGGGTCATCAGCTGATCATCGGACGCGCCGTGGCCAAGGCGCGCGAGCTCGGCGTCCCGTCCGTCGTCGTCACCTTCAGCCCGCACCCGAGCGAGGTCGTCCGCCCCGGCAGCCACCCGCCGATCCTGGCCCCCTACGACCGGCGCGCCGAACTGATGGCCGGGCTCGGTGTGGACGCGCTGCTGATCCTGCCGTTCACGGCGGAGTTCTCGAAGCTCTCCCCGGCCGACTTCATCGTGAAGGTGCTGGTCGACAAGCTGCACGCGCGGGCCGTCATCGAGGGCCCCAACTTCCGCTTCGGCCACCGGGCCGCGGGGAACGTGGACTTCCTGCGCGAGCTGGGCGGCACCTACGACTACGAGGTCGAGGTGGTGGACCTGGTCGAGCGCGGCGAGGCCGGTGGCGGCGTGCCGTTCTCCTCGACGCTGGCCCGCAGGCTGGTGGCGGAGGGCGACATCGAGGGCGCGGCCGAGATCCTCGGGCGTCCGCACCGGGTCGAGGGCGTGGTCGTGCGCGGTGCGCAGCGCGGGCGCGAGCTCGGGTACCCGACGGCGAACGTCGAGACGGCGCCGCACACCGCGATCCCGGCGGACGGGGTGTACGCGGGCTGGCTGACGGCCGACGGCGAGCGGATGCCCGCGGCGATCTCGGTCGGCACCAACGTGCAGTTCGACGCGACCGAGCGGACCGTGGAGGCGTACGCGATCGACCGGATCGGGCTGGACCTGTACGGGAAGCACGTCGCCGTCGACTTCCTCGCGTACGTGCGCGGGATGGCCAGGTTCGAGTCGCTGGACGGGCTGCTGGAGGCGATCGCGGACGACGTGAAGCGGGCGCGGGTGCTGACGGACGCGTACGACACGGCGCGCTGA